From one Candidatus Binataceae bacterium genomic stretch:
- a CDS encoding methyltransferase domain-containing protein codes for MRFLDYAGHRQNGIICPRCGSHPRHRALWTYLADQLARLEAGSAILHLSAEQNLMPVFKRRNDLRYVTSDLKLESAMVRADATRLPFQSNSFRMIVSSHMLEHIENDRAVIAEFARTLTPGGEVVVMVPTRPDWRTAGTREFGAPDPREGHWRLYGCDFTLRLRASGLEDRTIPTAELACAQPCELMDDAIFIARKPLARGS; via the coding sequence ATGCGTTTCCTTGACTACGCGGGCCACCGCCAGAACGGCATCATTTGCCCGCGCTGCGGCAGCCATCCGCGCCATCGGGCGCTGTGGACCTATCTGGCCGACCAATTGGCGCGTCTTGAGGCGGGAAGCGCGATCCTCCATCTGTCGGCCGAACAAAACCTGATGCCGGTATTCAAGCGCCGTAATGACCTTCGATACGTTACTAGCGATCTGAAGCTGGAAAGTGCGATGGTGCGCGCGGATGCTACGCGTCTGCCGTTTCAGTCGAATTCCTTTCGGATGATCGTATCCAGCCACATGCTGGAACATATCGAAAACGATCGTGCGGTGATCGCTGAGTTCGCACGCACCTTGACGCCGGGCGGGGAGGTGGTCGTGATGGTGCCGACGCGGCCCGACTGGCGAACGGCCGGGACCCGGGAATTCGGCGCACCGGACCCGCGAGAGGGTCATTGGCGGCTGTATGGATGCGATTTTACACTGCGTCTGCGGGCATCGGGACTGGAAGATCGTACGATACCGACGGCTGAATTGGCGTGCGCGCAACCATGCGAACTGATGGACGACGCAATCTTCATCGCACGCAAGCCCTTGGCCCGTGGGTCGTGA
- a CDS encoding ATP-binding cassette domain-containing protein: MFVHLVDLSFSYADSVPILRDVNIQLAPGWIGVVGANGAGKTTLLRLITGEVRPTAGHVRLDPPSSSLAICAQTVETLTRAIEKLAAATDRVSRRVHGELALDPGALPRWPTLSPGERKRWQVGAALAAQPSILILDEPTDHLDADARELLLAALVRFRGIGIVVSHDRTLLEHLTTYTIRVHGGSAHMVRGPYGDAKRAWEADERERHHQYERLKEKQATLKRRLGDKRRLAISAESQWNAGAAQRMKGPRDHDATSMMARGKAEMASSRLSRDAAVLRRSIDRVSANIEAFRFVKEKGRAVFVDYGAAPASRLFVLDTAALCAGEEALLTEVHLVVNRDSKIRVAGINGAGKTTLLNALVAASHLPADRILHLPQELTREDGIAILDSIRVLPPAPRSRVLALAAALGLDPARVLASPSPSPGEARKLALADGLGRQVWACVLDEPTNHLDMPAIERLEEALAEYPGALVMVTHDEPLARRVTREEWRVDSGQVRVRSH; this comes from the coding sequence ATGTTCGTGCATTTGGTCGATCTTTCATTCTCGTACGCCGATTCCGTTCCGATCCTTCGTGACGTAAACATCCAGCTTGCGCCTGGATGGATTGGCGTCGTCGGCGCCAATGGGGCCGGCAAGACCACGCTGCTGCGTTTGATTACCGGCGAGGTTAGGCCGACAGCCGGCCACGTTCGTCTCGATCCGCCATCCTCATCGCTCGCGATTTGCGCGCAGACGGTCGAGACGCTTACGCGAGCGATCGAAAAGCTCGCCGCCGCGACCGATCGTGTTTCGCGCCGCGTCCATGGCGAATTGGCGCTCGATCCGGGCGCCCTTCCACGCTGGCCAACCCTCTCGCCGGGCGAGCGCAAGCGCTGGCAGGTCGGAGCCGCGCTTGCTGCGCAGCCGTCGATACTGATTCTCGACGAGCCGACCGATCATCTCGACGCCGACGCCCGCGAACTGTTGCTTGCAGCGCTGGTTCGCTTCCGTGGGATCGGAATAGTCGTCTCGCACGACCGCACCCTGCTGGAACACCTGACGACCTATACGATCAGGGTTCACGGCGGTTCGGCGCACATGGTGCGCGGTCCTTATGGTGATGCGAAGCGCGCTTGGGAAGCCGACGAGCGCGAACGTCACCATCAGTACGAGCGACTCAAGGAAAAACAAGCGACGCTGAAACGGCGCCTGGGTGACAAACGGCGATTGGCGATTTCGGCCGAGTCGCAATGGAACGCCGGTGCAGCGCAGCGGATGAAGGGGCCGCGCGATCATGACGCGACCAGCATGATGGCACGCGGGAAAGCGGAGATGGCGTCGAGTCGGCTCTCGCGCGATGCCGCCGTCCTGCGCAGGAGCATCGACCGCGTCTCGGCGAATATCGAAGCATTCAGGTTTGTGAAGGAGAAAGGGCGCGCGGTATTTGTTGACTACGGGGCCGCCCCGGCCAGCCGCCTCTTCGTTCTCGACACCGCCGCACTCTGCGCCGGTGAGGAAGCGCTGCTGACCGAAGTTCATCTGGTCGTGAATCGTGACAGTAAGATCCGCGTCGCGGGTATCAACGGCGCGGGCAAGACCACCCTGCTCAACGCGTTGGTCGCCGCCTCCCATCTGCCCGCCGATCGCATTCTCCATTTGCCGCAGGAGCTGACCCGTGAGGATGGCATCGCGATTCTGGACTCGATACGCGTTCTGCCTCCCGCGCCACGCTCGCGAGTGCTTGCCCTCGCCGCCGCTCTGGGCCTGGATCCCGCCCGCGTGCTTGCCTCGCCGTCGCCATCCCCCGGCGAAGCGCGCAAACTGGCACTGGCCGACGGGCTCGGCCGACAAGTGTGGGCGTGCGTGCTCGATGAACCGACCAACCACCTCGATATGCCGGCCATCGAACGTCTGGAGGAGGCTCTCGCTGAATATCCCGGGGCTCTGGTGATGGTGACGCACGACGAACCGCTGGCAAGACGCGTCACGCGTGAGGAATGGCGAGTGGACTCGGGCCAGGTGAGGGTCCGCTCCCACTGA
- a CDS encoding ion channel: MADTSVHQPEATPKPHSNRLWEALGLRRRNWPGRYTVLLFMVLLMIVGEPMFAGHRLAQGIATVSLSLVLLAALYTLNLSPAYFTVGLLVMVPTIVTRWALHWYRTPELEVFAALSASAFIFITVVGLVRELFSVKRVTLDTISAAISAYLLMGLAWAFLFAVVAMEHPGSFSRVLLVHSESTPMFMSMHNFFYYSFVCLTTTGFGDIAPASDAARAISILESVTGQMYLAILIARLVSLQVAQSMLGTG; encoded by the coding sequence ATGGCCGACACCAGTGTTCACCAGCCCGAGGCGACGCCGAAACCCCACTCCAATCGGCTGTGGGAAGCGCTCGGCTTGCGCCGGCGCAATTGGCCCGGGCGCTATACGGTGCTGCTGTTCATGGTCCTGCTGATGATTGTCGGGGAGCCGATGTTCGCCGGTCACCGGCTCGCACAGGGGATCGCCACCGTGTCGCTGTCGCTGGTTCTACTGGCCGCTCTGTACACGCTGAATCTGTCGCCAGCCTACTTCACTGTGGGACTACTGGTGATGGTGCCGACGATCGTGACTCGCTGGGCACTTCATTGGTATCGCACTCCGGAACTCGAGGTCTTCGCCGCTTTGTCAGCCAGCGCATTTATCTTCATCACGGTCGTAGGCCTGGTGCGGGAACTATTCAGCGTCAAGCGCGTCACCCTGGACACGATAAGCGCGGCAATCAGCGCTTACTTGCTGATGGGGCTGGCATGGGCCTTCTTGTTCGCGGTTGTGGCGATGGAACATCCCGGTTCGTTCAGCCGGGTCTTGCTGGTCCATTCGGAGTCCACGCCGATGTTCATGTCGATGCACAATTTCTTCTACTACAGCTTCGTCTGTCTTACGACGACCGGCTTCGGCGATATTGCGCCGGCCTCCGACGCCGCGCGGGCCATTTCAATTTTGGAATCGGTGACGGGGCAAATGTACCTGGCCATCCTGATCGCGCGCCTAGTCTCGCTGCAAGTCGCCCAGTCGATGCTGGGTACTGGCTGA